The nucleotide window CCTGTTAAACAAGTTGGATTTCACACTTTGTATGATCTCTTGTAAGTTTTCAGCGTGCGTTCCATAAAGCTCATCGCTAAACACAATTTTGAAAAAGTCTAGCACTTGCTGAGGAGGAAGCGTCTCCTTATGATGTACTGGAAGCACCGTGGATTTCTTACCAGATGTCTCAGGCGCCATTACGTTCTATTATATGCATCTCTCTGACAGAAAGCTTGTACTGGAAAGCCTGAGCAGGTGTTATAAGAGGAGAAAAACGCTCCCACGAATAGCAACCTGAGTGAAACATGATCAGAGAAAAACTTCGATGTCATTTACATTTTCATTCATATTGCTACCTTAAACAAGTCTAAATAGATACCCGCTGCGAATAAGTCTTCTCAGGAAGAAGCACCATCCGTCAAAAAAACCCAGAATTTATTAAACAGAAATAAAGCCTATAATACAGCTAGTTTATTTAATGCTTTTATTCCTCGTCTTCTTCCTCGTCCTCTGGAGTGACTTGGTAGAAGGTCAATTTGTATTCGTTGGTCTTGGTAGAAACGAATCTAATCCAGTCTCTCAATTGGTTCTTCTTCAAGTACTTCTTAGTCAAGTACTTCAAGTACTTACCAGAGAACTTGGTGGTAGAAACAACAGTAACAGTGGAACcattttcttcaacagTAACAGCGTTACCCAAGTTACCCAAGTGACCGTCAACCTTGATGTGCTCAACCAAGTACTTAGCGTAAGAGGATGGCTCGAAAACACCGTTTTCAGTTGGGGAGGAAACGTCGACAGTGAAGGTCTTGGTAATCTTTTGCTTTCTAGAAGTCTATAAAAACAGTTAGTATTTGGACTACCCTTCAATTTGGAAGCCTACTGCTATTAACAATCACGAAAAAAAAGCTCAATGAGCACGTGAATAATCAACAAACAGAATAGCTATTTCTTAGCGCTAATTGCGGATAATAGGGTATAGGTGATTCCAAAGAATGGTCTGCTAATAAGCAATACCATGGCACGATTAATCACATACGTTTGGAGCCATTGTTCGAGTTGGATATCTTGCAGTGAGTGGTGTGTGCGGAAGGTTGCTGAAGTTCAATGTATACTCAGCTTTTTTCATTTATCACTAGCTGATGGGAGCGCTTGTTTTTTTCTTCGTCTGAGATCCAATGCGCACGTGATACATGAAGTATGGATGTACGGATGGTAGATTGAGATGTACGGGCCAGCAGTCTCAACATATTGGCGCTATTTATATACTGATTTTAAGTACCGGGAGTAATAAACAACGTTTATATAACTCAAGTATTTAGTTAGATGACAATAAGATAGTAGTCCTAGGGGCTTAAGTTATTGTTGTGGTCCCAGATATGAGTAAAAGTGATGAGGATTTGACATCAGGACTGCGGGAGCTGAGAATTTGTAAGGGTATACTAACCAAGGGAGTCGCGGTTTCCCAGCAACCAAACGTTGATGACGTTGCTTCTGATAAAAGTGATAATAAACAGGATAAGGTTGCTGAGGGCGCTGAAGATGCTGAATTGCATCATTCGGATGACTTAGTAAGTGATGATGATTCTTTTGGGGAGCCAGAAATCACTGGTGCATGGGTACAGGAAGAACAGGGTACCCTTGGGGAAGATACAAGGTCATCATCGGATGAGGAATGGCAAACTATGCCTGCAATTGCTTCGTACGATGTTTACGATCCTTCAGGGGAGCTTGCCGTACCAACAAAGACCCAGGAATTAGCTGACACAACTCGCATAACAGATAATTCTGGGACTCAAGAGTCAGGTTTTCATCCTAGGGAGGGTACATTCGGGTATACAAAAGCGGCTGCGGAGGAACAAGCTCAGCGAGCTCATGCTACCAACAAGAAAACCGACTTCTTGTTTGGTAGACGTTTTATGGATTCCTCAATGACGTCTCTAGGCACTACAGGGTCCAGTGGTGAGATCGAAGGCTCAGATGCCCCATATACTGCGGCAAGATCTGCGGAAGACCAACTGTCGCTCACAAAAACTCTGCTTACCGAGAAGGAGAAGTTTGCATACCTTGGCGCGGTATCAGTCCTAGTAAATGAAATGTGTACGTACTTCGCGCAAATATGTATATGTTCGAAGAACGTTACCAACGACAAGAAACTTGCCCATCGGCTGCAGAACTTGCAAAAGAGGATGGCGGAGTGGAAGAGTACTCTATGCAATTTAATGTATGCTCATTTGGATATTCAACCTGAGGAGATAGAGATGGTTGAGAAACTGTCCCTACATGGAATTGAGTTACCAGCCTTGTGTAAGTGCCTCAAAACCAGCCGTGTTGTTGAAAACCCCTGGGCAAAGGGTACTGATGGCATTTCTTTAGCAGGCGATATTGAAGAGGTTACCACGAAACAGACGTTAGAAGTTGACGTTGCATGGACTATAATTTGCGATCTTTTCCTGTTATTGGTACAAGACTCTAACTACGATGCCAGATCGCGGACGCTGTTAATAAAGTTCGCTGGCGTTTTGGATATCTCACGCACGGAGATCTGTGAATTTGAAAAGCAGGTCACAGACATACTAGAGCTGGAGCAGTCTACAGAGGAGCAAGTATGGGATGAGAAAGAACACATGGATGGTAGAAGAAAGgagaaaaggaagaaaaaACTTGCCTACGTCGGTCTTGCAACTATCGGTGGATCGCTTATTCTTGGATTGTCAGGCGGCCTGCTTGCTCCGGTTATTGGCGCAGGTCTTGCAGCCGGACTATCCACCATAGGAGTTGGAGGTGCGACCGGATTTTTGACGGGAGTTGGAGGGACAACCGTTGTTGCTGTTTCTAGCACAGCTATTGGGGCCAATATTGGCCGCAAGGCGATGAGCAGAAGAATGGGTAGTGTCAAAACGTTTGAATTTAAACCCTTACACAACAATAGAAGAGTTAATTTAATGGTAAGCGTTTCAGGTTGGATGATCGGCAAAGCAGACGACGTTAGACTACCATTTTCCCCTGTCGATCCAATCGAAGGTGATTTATATTCATTATCATGGGAGCCAGACATGCTAAAATCCACTGGGCAAACAATAAATATCCTAGCTAGTGAGATAGTCACCCAGACAATACAGCAGATTCTTGGCGCAACGGTGCTTACAGCGTTAATAGCTGCGATCCAAGTGCCAAACCTGCTTTCAAAACTAGGATATATTATTGACAATCCATGGAACGTGTCGCTAGATAGAGCATGGGCAGCCGGATTGGTACTTGCTGATACGTTGATGGCTCGCAACCTTGGTAGAAGGCCTTGCTCACTTGTAGGATTTTCGCTTGGTTCAAGGGTGATTTACTCGTGTCTTTTGGAACTGAGTAAAAAGGGAGCAATTGGGTTAGTCGAAGATGTTTATCTATTTGGCTCTCCAATGGTTTATAATCGCGATGAGATGGTATTAGTTCGTGCTGCAGTTAGTGGTAGGTTTGTGAACGGCTATTCAGACAGAGATTGGGTCTTAGGCTATTTATTTAGAGCTACTGGTGGTGGTATTCAAAGAGTTGCGGGCATTTCACCTATTACCGAAGTAGAAGGCATTGAGAACATGAATTGTACTGAGCTGGTGGAAGGCCATATGGCATATAGGAAGAACATTCCATCTCTCTTGAAAAAACTCGGCATTTCTGTTATTAGTGAGGAGTTCACTGAAATTGATGATTCCCCAGATCCAGAGCAAGTGGCACGGCAAAGAAAATTAGTTACAGAGTTGCAGGATGCTCAAAATAAATTGACAAATAAAAAATCTAAAAAGGCTAAAGTTGGTTGGGTTCCAAAATGGTTTAAGCCTAAGAAACAAGAATGGCAAGAGATGTACgaaaagaagttaaaggGAAACCAGAAACAGACAACCAATGTTGGTAATACAACTACAGTAGGTACATCAGAACAAAAAGCTCACACAGATTTATCTATTGTGGACAACGACGCACTGGTAGAAGAGCTGCAACACTTAAAAGATATGGTGGTTCAAGATATGCCACTACACGCCGGTAAAGGTTGCCCCATCCCTAATACTAATAATATGGACAGCCATAAACTTGAAGCACAATCCGCTACAAATCCTGTTTCACCGAATAACTCAGTTCATAGCGACCCTGATGAGACTAGGAAAGAGGCTTCAAAAGAGGAACAGCTAACATTTGCCTTCGCGGACGATATATAAAGTTTTTAATGTTTAATGTTAACTCATGAAAAATGACTGGTGTTTAATTGTGTTATTAATCTAAGTAGCACTTCTTTATATTTAGGCATGCTTTAACTTTATCACAGCTACATTATTTTACAAGAAAACTTCAGAATTCAATTCAACATAAGATGCTGAGTATGGAATATCGAAGTTGTTCATAACTTCAGGATGTAACACACCCAAATTACCAATATTCATTGGCTCAACGCCTTGTCTTGGTCTGAACATGATCCTTGCACCTCTACCTGGGAAATAGGTTGGGAGTGACTCATCTAGTTCGATCCAGTAACCTCTACCGTTGGCACCATTGCCAAAGTCGGGAAGCCATTCGGTTCTGAAAGTTTGCATAATTTTGCCTAGTAAACCCTGGATAACTTCGAATCCGGAATTCTTACCAGCATAAATAGCAGCCCAGTGACGTTGATTGAATGCCTTTCTTTCTAGCGTATCATCCTTTAACACAATGTCACCACTTTCAAAGACCTTCATAGGCAATGGCTGCTTTCTGTTTTCTTTTATCGTTTTCAAAATACCAGGTAGTAAAGTAGTACGGACAACCTGATATTCTGCTGTTTTAGGGTTAGCTAGTTTTACAGCGCGAGTGCCATCATCTACAACTCTCaagaacttgaagttcTCATCATGTGAACACAAAGTTAGAGGCAACACTTCTAACCATGAAGCTTGACTAGATGCAAGCCTAAAAATATCCGATACTTTGTTAATTGGCAAAGGACGAGGAACAAAGTTAGCATTAGATAACATGTTATGTTTTGGCAAATTGTTGTAGCCATAGCCAATTGCGACATCTTCTAAAATATCACAGGCATGTAGAATATCAGGTCTGGTAATTGGAATTGTAACTTCCAACTCATCGTCGTTAGGTGATAGAGCACCGTGAAGAGACATTTTCTTCAAGCAAGCACAAATTTCTTCCGCAGACAAAGATAGCCCCAAACATGAATTAATGCTTTCCAAAGAAATGTTCATCTTCCTTGGCTCGAGGTTAGGGGTTAGACGTGACTCTTTATTATGTTCAGAAATAACTTCTACAGCTTCAACAGCAAAAGCCTCATCGCAATATCTAGAAAACATTGCAACCAATTGATTTAACACGATTTCAGCCTTAGTCCTATCGGTTGCGGTAACCTCAATGAAAACGTTACGGGTTTCAAGTGAGATCTTAGAATGCTCAGAGTTAATCAATGGTGGAAGAGAGCATACAACGTTGTTCGCGTCAAAAATTACTGGGTATACAGGCGAATCTTCTATAATGTGAACGAAACGGCCCAAGTTGTTCTTCTGTTCAGGAGTCTTATACACCTCAATAAGCTCAGCAGCGTTCAATTCCTTCGTCTGGTTCAACGCAATGAACTTAATGTCCTTTGGTGGTAATGCTTTGTACCTGAAAGGACCTTGGATAGAGTCAAAATCATGTGTACCCATAGCTACTAGAGTTCTATTTCTGCACAAATTGGAATGCAACTTATCTTGCAAAGAGATAAAGGACTCATAGGAATGTTTCGTAAATTTAATACCCCTTAGAATAGCAGCTCCGGCATAAGGTCTAATTTGTTCAGTAGAAGGTTCAATGTACAATTTAGTAGTTGGCTTATTTAACTTGTACTTTGGAGCCTCGCATCTACCTAAGTATTCATTCAAAGATTGGGCAATACCTTCAATACATAGTAAATCATAACGATTGGCACCAATTTCAATTTTCAATTCTGGTTCTTCATTATTTTTTAAAGCCTCTTCAGTGGTATCTTCATCTAGCTCAATACCAAACTCGAAACATAACTCGTCAAACTCATCATTGGTATAATTTTTGCCGAGCAGCTCATATAATTTCTGCTTATTAACAGAAATAGTAGGCATATTGGAGGAATTAAACGTACTATTAGTACTAAATAGACTCTTGAAGTTGTATAATGTTAGTTTCAAGATGGTGGTGAGTTAAGCAATATCGAAAATTTACAAAATTTTAACATGTTAATAGCCTCGTAAAAAATGATTTATTACATAGTAATTACAAGTCAAGCAAGGCCAATAGAGAGCCTAATGATGCTATTTGGGTTCGTTTAAAGGTCTAAATCGGTGTATATGCATCAGTAACTGATGGCCGACTTTTTTCAGACTAGAGTTTAATACGTAAATTATCATGAACTATGGTGTATGCTGCATTTCCGTATCGCTCAAAATTGTATCCTCATTCTGCTGGGATTTGTACAAAGAGAATTTAGAAACCAACTTACGTAGTTGCTCCATGCCTATTGGCTTCTCTAATACATCGTCAAAAACGTTTGTGCCCGCATCATGATAATTAACGGTGACTGCGACGATTGGCGTGTTGCAGTTTACGTTCGTGGTTTGTCGCAACAATCGGGCGATATCAATTGCACCGATTTTCGGTAACTTAAGAGTTGTTATGATTAGATCAAACCTTACTCCACTGGTGGCACGTCGTACTATTTCATCCCCTGCCCCGACTGCTATGACGGAACAACCTAAAGATTCTAAATCTTTAGTTAAGCGATAGCGGTGGATAGGGATCGGTTCACAAAGTAGAACATCCAGATTGTAACCGACTTCGCTGGCGGCAGATGAGCTTTTTCTTCTGCTACGCCTGTGACCCCTACGCGAATTCATTTTCGACATGAGTCCATGACGCTCATCGTCGTCCATGGATATTTCACTTATGCTTGTTCTTTGGGAGGAGGTTCTAGAGTGCATTCGAGACCTAGATGTACCGATGTTATGTGAAGGAGATAGTGGGGATTTGAATTTAGTGATACTTGGACTTGGAGAAGATTGGTACTCAGTTTCAGATAAAGAATGGGGTTCGTAAGCTTGTCCACGTTGAGAAGATGAAAATGTAGCGCTTGAACCGCTGTGATCTGTACTGTTACGCCGGCTCGGTGAACTTGTTCTTACTAGTTGCGGAGATCCCGATCTTACCTGTTGTCCTTTAACACTTGTTGATAGTGAGCCTACTGGAGATGAAGCAGAAGAGCCTGGATTAGCTGCCTTTAATTTCGCAGATGTTtctgatgaagaactaGATAATGAGCCAGGAGATGCCCGGGAATGAAGGTGATCTGAATAATGCTCGTTCTTTAACCTGTTAATAATATCTTTATTTGCCTTATCTAAGGCACTTAAATTCCTGTAGCTAAATGATCCAAATTCAGTCTGAAGATCGTTAAGCTTGCTAGGGCGTCTTTCCCGCAAATGTGGCGGAATAGCCAACGGGATATGCTTCATAGTAGGAGAGTTGCTAGTTGAAGTGTCCTGCGTAAGAGAGTCGAACACGGATGAAATGCTAACTTTGGGGATAGGTGTGCTATTTCCGCTACTGTTGTTACTGGTCTGTTTCTGTTCTGTCTTGATACATGTATTAGGTGTGTTTAACATGCTAGCACTTGGAATCTCTTCGCCGTAGTTATCACGCAGAAACTCGTCTAGATCAGCACCACGGAGATCAAAATAGTCCGTATCTTCTGGATTATCAAGAGAAGGTACAAACGACGCGTCCTCATCATATACC belongs to Eremothecium sinecaudum strain ATCC 58844 chromosome IV, complete sequence and includes:
- a CDS encoding 60S ribosomal eL22 domain-containing protein (Syntenic homolog of Ashbya gossypii ACR221W; Syntenic homolog of Saccharomyces cerevisiae YLR061W (RPL22A) and YFL034C-A (RPL22B); 1-intron in Ashbya gossypii); translation: MKKAEYTLNFSNLPHTPLTARYPTRTMAPNTSRKQKITKTFTVDVSSPTENGVFEPSSYAKYLVEHIKVDGHLGNLGNAVTVEENGSTVTVVSTTKFSGKYLKYLTKKYLKKNQLRDWIRFVSTKTNEYKLTFYQVTPEDEEEDEE
- the MIL1 gene encoding Mil1p (Syntenic homolog of Ashbya gossypii ACR220C; Syntenic homolog of Saccharomyces cerevisiae YFL034W) — translated: MSKSDEDLTSGLRELRICKGILTKGVAVSQQPNVDDVASDKSDNKQDKVAEGAEDAELHHSDDLVSDDDSFGEPEITGAWVQEEQGTLGEDTRSSSDEEWQTMPAIASYDVYDPSGELAVPTKTQELADTTRITDNSGTQESGFHPREGTFGYTKAAAEEQAQRAHATNKKTDFLFGRRFMDSSMTSLGTTGSSGEIEGSDAPYTAARSAEDQLSLTKTLLTEKEKFAYLGAVSVLVNEMCTYFAQICICSKNVTNDKKLAHRLQNLQKRMAEWKSTLCNLMYAHLDIQPEEIEMVEKLSLHGIELPALCKCLKTSRVVENPWAKGTDGISLAGDIEEVTTKQTLEVDVAWTIICDLFLLLVQDSNYDARSRTLLIKFAGVLDISRTEICEFEKQVTDILELEQSTEEQVWDEKEHMDGRRKEKRKKKLAYVGLATIGGSLILGLSGGLLAPVIGAGLAAGLSTIGVGGATGFLTGVGGTTVVAVSSTAIGANIGRKAMSRRMGSVKTFEFKPLHNNRRVNLMVSVSGWMIGKADDVRLPFSPVDPIEGDLYSLSWEPDMLKSTGQTINILASEIVTQTIQQILGATVLTALIAAIQVPNLLSKLGYIIDNPWNVSLDRAWAAGLVLADTLMARNLGRRPCSLVGFSLGSRVIYSCLLELSKKGAIGLVEDVYLFGSPMVYNRDEMVLVRAAVSGRFVNGYSDRDWVLGYLFRATGGGIQRVAGISPITEVEGIENMNCTELVEGHMAYRKNIPSLLKKLGISVISEEFTEIDDSPDPEQVARQRKLVTELQDAQNKLTNKKSKKAKVGWVPKWFKPKKQEWQEMYEKKLKGNQKQTTNVGNTTTVGTSEQKAHTDLSIVDNDALVEELQHLKDMVVQDMPLHAGKGCPIPNTNNMDSHKLEAQSATNPVSPNNSVHSDPDETRKEASKEEQLTFAFADDI
- the FRS1 gene encoding phenylalanine--tRNA ligase subunit beta (Syntenic homolog of Ashbya gossypii ACR219W; Syntenic homolog of Saccharomyces cerevisiae YLR060W (FRS1)) — its product is MPTISVNKQKLYELLGKNYTNDEFDELCFEFGIELDEDTTEEALKNNEEPELKIEIGANRYDLLCIEGIAQSLNEYLGRCEAPKYKLNKPTTKLYIEPSTEQIRPYAGAAILRGIKFTKHSYESFISLQDKLHSNLCRNRTLVAMGTHDFDSIQGPFRYKALPPKDIKFIALNQTKELNAAELIEVYKTPEQKNNLGRFVHIIEDSPVYPVIFDANNVVCSLPPLINSEHSKISLETRNVFIEVTATDRTKAEIVLNQLVAMFSRYCDEAFAVEAVEVISEHNKESRLTPNLEPRKMNISLESINSCLGLSLSAEEICACLKKMSLHGALSPNDDELEVTIPITRPDILHACDILEDVAIGYGYNNLPKHNMLSNANFVPRPLPINKVSDIFRLASSQASWLEVLPLTLCSHDENFKFLRVVDDGTRAVKLANPKTAEYQVVRTTLLPGILKTIKENRKQPLPMKVFESGDIVLKDDTLERKAFNQRHWAAIYAGKNSGFEVIQGLLGKIMQTFRTEWLPDFGNGANGRGYWIELDESLPTYFPGRGARIMFRPRQGVEPMNIGNLGVLHPEVMNNFDIPYSASYVELNSEVFL